In one Saccharibacillus brassicae genomic region, the following are encoded:
- a CDS encoding SDR family NAD(P)-dependent oxidoreductase, which produces MKDTHTAPTAGRTALITGANNGIGLELTRRLLAEGWDVAALIRSPFAAEDEAISAAIRAGRLRVYTAELTDYRQLAAALKRIRHEETAIDVLFNNAGGSLAELEFSPQGREKHYELQTVVPYILYRETKELLLRGSLKTVIGTSSNAFAYTKKFDPDKLAKPGTFKPLTGAYADTKLALSLWTQALAPAEAADGILLRSADPGPNNTLRKGKKSGLPLPVHYLMRFFFAPPTQGAGRLHEAAFGPYRGQTGVLIDKKGIVKLKFADRAQAVLGNVDRIYREEFQILMRENKTDAAASAAPL; this is translated from the coding sequence ATGAAAGATACTCATACCGCCCCGACAGCGGGCAGAACGGCCCTGATCACCGGTGCCAACAACGGCATCGGCCTGGAACTGACGCGCAGGCTGCTGGCCGAAGGCTGGGACGTCGCCGCGCTGATCCGTTCGCCGTTTGCGGCGGAGGACGAAGCAATCTCGGCGGCGATCCGCGCAGGGCGGCTGCGGGTCTACACCGCGGAACTGACCGATTACCGGCAGTTGGCCGCGGCGCTGAAGCGTATCCGGCATGAGGAGACGGCGATCGACGTGCTGTTCAACAACGCGGGCGGCAGCCTGGCGGAGCTCGAATTTTCGCCGCAGGGACGCGAAAAGCATTACGAGCTGCAAACGGTCGTGCCGTACATTCTCTACCGCGAGACAAAAGAGCTGCTGCTGCGCGGATCGCTGAAGACCGTGATCGGCACGTCGTCAAACGCGTTCGCCTATACGAAGAAGTTCGATCCCGACAAGCTGGCCAAGCCGGGCACGTTCAAGCCGCTGACGGGTGCGTACGCGGACACCAAGCTTGCGCTGTCACTCTGGACGCAGGCGCTGGCCCCGGCGGAAGCGGCGGACGGCATCCTGCTGCGCAGCGCCGATCCCGGCCCCAACAACACGCTTCGCAAAGGCAAAAAATCCGGCCTCCCGCTTCCCGTCCATTATCTGATGCGCTTCTTTTTCGCTCCGCCGACGCAAGGCGCCGGGCGGCTGCACGAAGCGGCTTTTGGCCCGTATCGCGGCCAGACCGGCGTGCTGATCGACAAAAAAGGAATCGTCAAGCTCAAGTTTGCCGATCGGGCGCAGGCCGTGCTCGGCAACGTGGACCGCATCTACCGCGAGGAATTTCAAATCTTGATGCGTGAAAATAAGACTGACGCTGCGGCGTCAGCAGCGCCCCTGTAA
- a CDS encoding MerR family transcriptional regulator, protein MTEQTIRRAETTEGYTIKQTAELTGLPGDTIRYYEKIGLLPRAKRKANTHRIYAESDVQTMKLILCLKKTGMPLEEMKPYLDMSRTGDLADTPEAFERIRQYRAEVLKQMSSLQTIVDFIDLKLSQGTLLNESDCDADPQKGPGLPAKRGSKFR, encoded by the coding sequence TTGACCGAACAAACGATCCGCCGGGCGGAGACGACAGAAGGATACACGATCAAGCAGACCGCGGAGCTGACCGGCCTGCCGGGAGACACGATCCGTTATTACGAGAAGATCGGGCTGCTGCCGAGAGCGAAGCGCAAAGCCAACACCCACCGCATCTATGCCGAGAGCGACGTGCAGACGATGAAGCTGATCCTGTGCCTCAAAAAAACGGGCATGCCGCTGGAGGAAATGAAGCCGTATCTCGACATGTCCCGCACCGGAGACCTCGCCGATACGCCGGAAGCGTTCGAGCGCATCCGGCAGTACCGGGCCGAAGTGCTGAAGCAGATGTCTTCGCTGCAAACGATCGTCGATTTTATCGACCTCAAGCTGTCGCAGGGCACGCTGCTGAACGAAAGCGATTGCGACGCCGACCCGCAGAAAGGGCCGGGATTGCCGGCGAAGCGAGGCAGCAAGTTTCGGTGA
- a CDS encoding aldose 1-epimerase family protein: MNAILSSDTATVEIKPLGAELVSFKRTDTGLEYMWSGDAAFWTGRSPVLFPIVGSVYEGKMRAEGGTYELKNHGFARNREFRLVESDAARAVFHLSYDDETLAMYPYRFALTLTYTLEGSTLRIQYRVDNDDDKRIHFQLGTHPAFNCPIGGEGDFEDYRLEFEREETLERFFVTGGNIQIPDKSEIVLEKGTVLPLTRAQFEEGAMIFRDVKSERVALRSDKSERSVTVSYENFPYLGVWQPQNAPFLCIEPWHGLADADRFDGELKNKELAVGLEPGEYFEAALVIEVG; this comes from the coding sequence ATGAACGCAATTTTAAGCAGCGACACGGCCACGGTCGAGATCAAGCCGCTCGGCGCGGAACTGGTCAGCTTCAAACGCACAGATACGGGCCTCGAGTACATGTGGAGCGGCGACGCCGCTTTCTGGACAGGCCGTTCGCCGGTGCTGTTCCCGATCGTCGGGTCGGTGTACGAAGGCAAAATGCGCGCCGAAGGCGGCACGTACGAGCTCAAAAACCACGGTTTCGCCCGCAATCGCGAGTTCCGGCTCGTCGAATCGGACGCGGCGCGGGCCGTGTTCCATCTGTCGTACGACGACGAGACGCTTGCTATGTACCCGTACCGATTCGCGCTCACGCTCACCTATACGCTGGAAGGTTCGACCCTGCGCATCCAGTACCGGGTGGACAACGACGACGACAAACGCATCCATTTCCAGCTCGGCACGCACCCCGCGTTCAACTGCCCGATCGGCGGCGAAGGCGATTTCGAAGACTATCGGTTGGAGTTTGAACGGGAAGAGACACTGGAACGCTTTTTCGTGACGGGCGGCAATATCCAGATCCCGGACAAATCGGAGATCGTTTTGGAAAAAGGAACCGTACTGCCGCTGACGCGCGCGCAGTTCGAAGAAGGCGCCATGATCTTCCGCGACGTCAAATCGGAACGCGTGGCGCTGAGAAGCGACAAAAGCGAGCGCAGCGTGACCGTCTCGTACGAAAACTTCCCGTACCTCGGCGTCTGGCAGCCTCAAAACGCGCCGTTTCTCTGCATCGAACCGTGGCACGGCCTCGCCGACGCGGACCGCTTCGACGGCGAACTCAAAAACAAAGAGCTTGCCGTCGGACTTGAGCCGGGCGAGTATTTTGAAGCGGCTTTGGTGATTGAGGTCGGTTGA